In Anopheles arabiensis isolate DONGOLA chromosome 2, AaraD3, whole genome shotgun sequence, the genomic window ATTTCTGCACCTTTTTCGTAATCCCCCGCAGCAGGAGATTGTGCGTGTCAGTGCGTAGGAAGAAAAGCGTCCGAATGCGAAACAGATGGAATCGAATTTATGGCGCCAGGTGGTCAGTGTTAATGGAACCTAGGACCTGccagctgttgctgttgttacttCTACGATAATTATTATTAGGTGTTTGGTAAAGTTTTGATGCTAATTGCTTATGGGATGTAAATAGGGACATTAAATTGCAATTTCGCGACCTTGAATGGAGCTTGGTAATGACAGATACAATATTTGTCTTTTCGCATATCGCTTAAATTACTTCAATTGCCGTTGGATATAAAACTGTTGAATAATCTCACATTAAATTCATGATACGTGTTCCAGCCCTTCTCTAACTAAACTCCAtccgaaaaaaggaaaaaatcaaatcCTCTTTTgtcaaacaaatgaaacaacgCGCAACGACTGCACTAAAAATCATTCCCTCTTTTTAATCCCTTTTCCACGGTTTTCACATTCAACAATTAGAGTTCAGCTTTTACGTGTTTTATTGCCTCCCTGTTTTCATCACGCTTTTTCCGCTGGATTTTTGCCATTTCTATGCGCACAAAGTTGAAAGGagagtttttcttttatttcatcaCGATGTGCTATCTCTTCTGGTAAATAAATCATATAACATACGggggttttcctttttttacgaTGGCCATGAAAAACGGAGAGGCAATTTCTCATATTGTCTACACCTCTCAGTGAACGAATTTTAATACACAAAGCAAAGCGAGTGGCACAAAAGGATGTGTGATCAATGCTTTTATATTTCACAATTTTTCATAACTTTTGTCGCTCTTGCATCATCTTATACACatgttgttcttgttttttttttcaaatagtCCCAGAATTTTGATTGTAATTGGTGACATTTGTCGCACAAATGTGACCACAGCCAAGGATTTCATAAAGCAAAAGCTTCTCGGCGAAAGAGTTCATTAAAtacgcgagcgcgcgcgaaaGAAATATGTTGCTTTTTGGCTAatgtgtgtgcgatttttACACCATTCTCCGCCTCACAAACCATGGCCatagagggaggggggggggggggcgggggcACGTTTTGTTCTAAATTCATATTCACCCAACAATTTTAATGTCTGCTCGGACACCGGTGTCACGGATTGTGCTCCATCTTTCCGCTCGCAACTCACACACATGGCAGCACAGAGGAAACCTACACACAGGCCGTGTACAATTTATAATGGGACCCGTGTGTCAGGAGTAGGAGCGTGAAAAACCACGCATATTATTCTTGTGGTGTTGCGGCGTTAAGAGTAGTGGTGCCGTGGTGCTGTGTGGTCAAGCAACTACCCGAGAAGGAATGCTAAACGAACGACACATGTTTCGCGGGCCGTCCCGTCCGGCTGCAGTGCAAGATCGGCAGGAATGTTCTTGTCCACACAATTATGCCTCGTTCGTCCTACCTGTGTCGAGTGGTTGGgcgtttatttttcctttgaATATGGTTTGAAGAATAAGCATTTGGTTAGGGAGTGTGGAAAAGCAGCCGAATTAGCTCTAATTATTACGGAGGAATgcgactgttgttgttgtcggctTAACGTTAACAAAGTGGAATGTTGTATTAGGGTTAGGATGAAAAGATTGATTGTTGAAATTTAAGCTTTATGTAGACTTCAAATGATCCTTAATTCTCCCTGAACGAGGGTAAAATTTAGTATAAGAAATAccttaaaatttaataaaaaaagtctCTCAAAAGTTTGTCTTTTACACTCTGCACCTTAACGATCTACTAATTACCATCCCTTTCGGGCTCTTAGCAACAGGTACAGTAGAGCCGTTACAGCTTTTTGCCAGACCTCTGATTTGCTCAAGCACCGGATGCAttcagtttaatttaattcccATCTACTCTCCCATCTACTGCATGCCTTCCATCATCAGGGAAATGCAATTCTGGCTGACCTTTTCTTGTCTATCGTGGTCCCTTTTGCCCTCGAGGTGGAAGTAAGttattttttgtgagtgtgtgtgtgtgtgtgtgtaggcacACCAGTTAAGGGCTACGATGCGTTGGTACAGTCGTTTTCAACACGCTTATCAGCCTTTTCTTTGCCTTCGGTATCTCCATGCATAAATCAtctcctttttttgcattccatCGCTTATCGCTTCCtattgaaaaaagaaatgcgCTTTGCCCAACGGCTCAGAAGAAGTGCAGTGGTTGACTTTGctttaacaaaaaatcctgcttgatgtatttttttcattatctCATCCCCATTTGATGCttttctgctgttgttgcaaaCTTGTACCATTCTTTAGCTTCTGTcccgaaacaacaaacaaccgcTTGTAATTAATGCGCCCCCATTTGGGCACGTAATTGGACccaattaattcaaattaaacacaaacatccCTAGTGTGATGGTATGACTAATACCGGGCAGGCTCTTAAaagcaaagcagcaaaaacaaaccccttAAAACAGCATCACTCTTTGGTCAAGTCCTTGGGCGCGATCGTTCTCCCCGCTGATCCGATTCTTGCGTTAAAGAACGCCCCAAAGCCGATCATTTGAGAggaaagtaaataaacaatgtatcggtaaaacacacactcacacccaaaCGAGCATAGTTGGGGgaaatcgaaagcaaaacgaaaaggaggaaaacatcatttctcatcatcttcatcaggGGTTCGGTACGGTTCGAttgggacacacacacgatgggGAAGATTCGACGGTAATCAAACCCCTTTCTTGTTGAAAAATGGACCGATACCTGATCAGGTCTCGAAGACGACACAAAAAGGGCAACGGAGCGACCCGGCTTCAACAAACGAGGGGTCTCTACTCACGAAAGACGTGAAAATGAAGTGCCCCAAGCAGAAGAAgatggtttaaaaataacgCCCTCGTGGTAGACGGCCAACACGGTTCACACGCATTTTCCCGGATTTTCCCAGCTCAAACTCGTGCTCGCTCGCTAGCACACACTTAGTCACCCGTTTGCTCGAAGTGTCTGTTTGTTGGAAGAATAGAACAGGAGTGTTGTGTGGCTAAAACTGCAAACCCAATCGAGCTCACCCTAACTTCTAACCTCAATCGATTTCGAGTGTTTTGACAGAATTAGGTCTAGAGACATCTTCGTCTTCCTTAACCTCAAACCTCACACGTctgctttggttttgtttccccTCCACAGTATACGCAACGATGGCCCTTGCCGAGAACACCACCAAGACGGAAATGACGCTGACGGAAACATCTACGCCCGTCATCTCGAAGGAGGTGATCACCGAGCGGACGACGGCCGACGGCCTGTCGGAGAAGAACATCACCCAGTCGAAGAGCTACGGTTCGGCGAGCGAAAAGTCCATGGTGGAGGAGTCGGCCAACTCGATCACCAAGAAGCACGAAAAGTCCGAATCGGCCTTCGCGTCGGAGCGCAGCGTTACCGAGTCGGTTTCGGACGGCGGTGCACTGGCGTCATCGTTGCtgtcctcctcctcgctgAGCAGCTCCGTCACCAGCAGCAAGGTGGTGTCGTCCTCGTTCAGCTCGTCCACATCGTCGTCGATCTCGTCCTCCATCAAATCGTCCTCGTTCGATTCCAGCACCGCGATCGACGAGTTCTTCAAGAACTGATGATCGGGAGGGAAGAATCTCTCTCGCTTTGTGATCACTATTGTATTGTATATCACTATGTTGTATGTGTAATTTTGTAATCCCCAGTTTAAAAACAAGATGTGCTCAGCAGAGAAAAATTGTAACCCAAATGAGGTAGCCTTTCATTTACATCTCCCATCTATCTACTGTCGTTCGAATGGATCAACAAAACATAACTTAATCGCTAGCATCAACAATGTGTTCTGAGTaaaaggaagaggaggagaatgaaaaaggaaaataaagaaacaaaactcaaacacaCGACACGGAACGGTGTGTTGTTGCAAAACtcattgttgtttttcggttCTCTTACATACACGGGCAAATACACGGTTGTTGTCCCGCACGGAGATCAAGGACAATGCAAAAGACCGCTCAGCAACAACCGTGGAAGTGGCTCCGCTCGTGGCGATGTGCTAAAATTACTCCGAAAATTCCTACATCAGCGTGCAATAAAACCGAAACCGGCATCGATTGGGGATGTATTTGcttttttcacacaaaaaattgGATCACGATGTGGTAGTTTGAAATATATACCAGCGTAGTATTAATTTTCATACCGCTCggatgaaacaaaacgatcgCAAAAATTCCTACACCATTCCCGTGTGATATTTATTGGCCTGCGCCATACCAGGTGAGATGTACTGTGCAGTTTGTGTACGAGTGGGGGTTTCGGCTTTTTCTAGTTGTCTTTCCTAAATGGATGGGATGTGTAGTTCGGGGCGTTAAAAATAGCTGCATCTACCGGGGAGGTTTGTGAAGGACAACAATGCGGTTGAGCTGATACGGAGGATCGTgcatgatgctgatgatgatgatacacTACTAGCGTTTGTATTCCTCCGCCTTTTCTACAGCAATGCCAGCTGCCTCTAATGGAGTGTGATGAAGTCATTCGAAATTTTCACCAGCCGAAAGCCGATGCACGAAGTGCAATCTAATTGTAATTGACGGGTGGATGTATTTAACTGGGTAAACGGTGGCCACGGCTGCTGGTGTGAAAGCTTATTAATAATTCAATATTTGTGTTAGACCATCTTCAAGAATGGGTTGATGGATTTTAAACTGTATCACATAATATTTCTTTGAATCATTGTTTTCAGGAGAGTTTATCACAgaaaaatagttaaaataaataaaataaaataatggttttcatataaaatagCTGTATGTTCCTTatcgttttttcgctttttatcTATTCTACGAACAGTCTATTCTGTCGTATATTTTGAGTTAGTAGTCTGTcgtatttagaaaaaaaactctggaatgaaaaacatgttttccttgttcttggtttttggtttattACAGTGGTTTCCAGGAGATCTCAtggttgtgggacacttccttcaCTCTTTCTAATGGGAAGCGAACTTCATATGGTGGAAATTGAACTCAATGGCACCCTATTTGGACAGGCTCTTT contains:
- the LOC120897029 gene encoding uncharacterized serine-rich protein C215.13-like, yielding MALAENTTKTEMTLTETSTPVISKEVITERTTADGLSEKNITQSKSYGSASEKSMVEESANSITKKHEKSESAFASERSVTESVSDGGALASSLLSSSSLSSSVTSSKVVSSSFSSSTSSSISSSIKSSSFDSSTAIDEFFKN